In a single window of the Streptacidiphilus sp. P02-A3a genome:
- a CDS encoding LuxR family transcriptional regulator — protein MANGAPSARPTRASTDRRPQPGDFRSVLASLRSGEGRVVELAGERHSGKTRLLASWKQEAEAAGLTTLRGCSTEADQDFPYAAFACLVGSRLLSETVDHSGKKRFSHRLDVRQLLNRCAQDGLVLFLDDFHWADSDSVELAEHLIRCPLDVPLLMAVAHRPRLSSERLRSAFAHGAEMGTVESFQLGPPPSPRSGRVAELPTAAPQLRPLPAVGRAAPVDLRAIAPGPATTGEHAIADTADTAGTAATAPGTASLTAEELQVLSACAVLGDGHDWAALTAVAELPREVSAFAIDELVTKGLLVPVEAGTRFALRNPSLRAQLHDRMSLRWRAKAHSRAMNLLARRAAPAAELAPHIEFLPDPHDPDNVDVLERAAREALWGAPRLSVCWLRIAVRMLRESEARDEQRRRRLTLTLASALAISGELVEGCRLFRSTLPGFRELPVRARVHYLAFHALAEGLLDHSTEAEMLLTEGLGLVEILRQPPAEAIGLYVSRGLIGLMDNQPPSVLQAHTAVRLAIRQRDRLAEAGARALLGLCEALDGRTEVAARTLSVSGSLIDGFSDQRLRKHPEYLALLGRAEALIGRFESAAVHLERGVALLRAAEHEHLLPVLLMGVAHVRLRVGPLGQALEAAVEAEAITRRNGSHRVHADARALSALIGEWRDPDRRAPARPAGQADADADPAQAPGHAGVVATLALAAVAQFDGDARRDTARLLEACGGAGLSALPPSMRPRGFELLTATAMEAGDPSSEWSARAMAASLASPGPGSTPYALAACAHTVRGAGDHPRALQLYLDAAADFTAAGLIGDRARMLALGAASAAAAGKQEQAGRLLSAAKLAAEAYGSARLVANLERFEHLVRPHAARPGEPCARPCPLASLTNREREVARLAATGIRNRDIATALALSPKTVEIHLSRIYRKLDVHSKSELVRRIVDLDQAVT, from the coding sequence ATGGCGAATGGTGCCCCGTCGGCCCGACCAACGCGAGCCAGCACCGACCGACGGCCGCAGCCCGGGGACTTCCGTTCCGTGCTGGCATCGCTCCGCTCCGGGGAGGGCCGGGTCGTCGAACTCGCCGGTGAGCGGCATTCCGGCAAGACCCGGCTGCTCGCCAGCTGGAAGCAGGAGGCCGAGGCGGCCGGCCTGACCACGCTGCGCGGTTGCAGCACCGAGGCCGACCAGGACTTCCCGTACGCCGCCTTCGCCTGCCTCGTGGGCAGCCGACTGCTCTCCGAGACCGTCGACCACTCGGGGAAGAAACGTTTCTCCCATCGCCTGGACGTCCGGCAGCTCCTCAACCGCTGCGCCCAGGACGGACTGGTCCTGTTCCTGGACGACTTCCACTGGGCCGACTCGGACTCGGTGGAACTGGCGGAGCACCTGATCCGCTGCCCGCTCGACGTCCCGTTGCTGATGGCCGTAGCGCACCGGCCGCGGCTGTCCTCCGAACGGCTCCGCTCGGCCTTCGCGCACGGCGCCGAGATGGGCACCGTCGAGAGCTTCCAGCTCGGCCCGCCGCCCTCGCCCCGGTCCGGACGGGTCGCCGAGCTGCCGACCGCCGCACCCCAGTTGCGTCCGCTGCCCGCCGTCGGCCGCGCCGCCCCGGTCGACCTGCGCGCCATCGCGCCGGGCCCGGCCACGACCGGCGAGCACGCGATCGCGGACACCGCGGACACCGCCGGGACGGCCGCGACCGCGCCCGGCACCGCGTCCCTGACCGCCGAGGAGTTGCAGGTGCTCTCCGCCTGCGCCGTGCTCGGGGACGGCCACGACTGGGCCGCGCTGACCGCGGTCGCCGAACTGCCGCGGGAGGTGTCCGCCTTCGCCATCGACGAACTGGTCACCAAGGGCCTGCTGGTCCCGGTCGAGGCGGGGACCAGGTTCGCCCTGCGGAACCCCTCGCTCCGTGCCCAGTTGCACGATCGGATGTCGCTCCGCTGGCGGGCCAAGGCCCACAGCCGCGCCATGAACCTGCTGGCCCGGCGGGCCGCGCCGGCCGCCGAGCTGGCCCCGCACATCGAGTTCCTGCCGGACCCGCACGACCCGGACAACGTCGACGTGCTGGAGCGCGCCGCCCGCGAGGCGCTGTGGGGCGCCCCCCGGCTCTCGGTCTGCTGGCTCCGGATCGCCGTACGCATGCTGCGGGAGTCCGAGGCGCGCGACGAGCAGCGCCGCCGACGGCTCACCCTGACCCTGGCCTCGGCGCTGGCCATCAGCGGTGAACTCGTCGAGGGCTGCCGCCTGTTCCGCAGCACGCTGCCCGGGTTCCGGGAGCTGCCGGTCCGGGCCCGGGTGCACTACCTCGCCTTCCACGCGCTGGCCGAGGGGCTGCTCGACCACTCCACCGAGGCGGAGATGCTGCTGACGGAGGGGCTGGGCCTGGTCGAGATCCTGCGGCAGCCACCGGCCGAGGCGATCGGCCTCTACGTCAGCCGGGGACTGATCGGCCTGATGGACAACCAGCCGCCCTCGGTGCTCCAGGCGCACACGGCGGTGCGGCTCGCGATCCGGCAGCGCGACCGGCTCGCCGAGGCCGGCGCGCGGGCCCTGCTCGGTCTGTGCGAGGCGCTGGACGGCCGCACCGAGGTCGCCGCCCGCACCCTCTCCGTCAGCGGTTCGCTGATCGACGGGTTCTCCGACCAACGGCTGCGCAAGCACCCGGAGTACCTGGCCCTGCTCGGCCGGGCCGAGGCCCTGATCGGGCGGTTCGAGTCGGCCGCCGTCCACCTCGAACGCGGGGTGGCGCTGCTGCGCGCGGCCGAACACGAGCACCTGCTGCCGGTGCTGCTCATGGGCGTCGCCCACGTCCGGCTGCGGGTCGGGCCGCTGGGTCAGGCGCTGGAGGCGGCGGTCGAGGCGGAGGCGATCACCCGCCGGAACGGCTCGCACCGGGTGCACGCCGACGCCCGGGCACTGTCCGCCCTGATCGGCGAGTGGCGCGACCCGGACCGCCGGGCCCCGGCGCGACCGGCCGGGCAGGCCGACGCCGACGCCGACCCGGCGCAGGCCCCCGGCCACGCGGGGGTCGTGGCCACCCTCGCGCTGGCGGCCGTGGCGCAGTTCGACGGCGACGCCCGCCGGGACACGGCGCGGCTGCTGGAGGCCTGCGGCGGGGCCGGTCTGTCGGCGCTGCCACCGTCGATGCGGCCACGCGGCTTCGAACTGCTCACCGCCACCGCGATGGAGGCCGGTGACCCCAGCTCCGAGTGGTCGGCCCGGGCCATGGCCGCCTCGCTCGCCTCGCCGGGCCCGGGCTCGACTCCCTATGCCCTGGCGGCCTGCGCCCACACCGTGCGCGGCGCGGGCGACCACCCCCGCGCGCTCCAGCTGTACCTGGACGCCGCCGCGGACTTCACCGCGGCCGGTCTGATCGGTGACCGGGCCCGGATGCTCGCCCTGGGCGCCGCCAGCGCGGCCGCCGCCGGCAAGCAGGAGCAGGCCGGGCGGCTGCTGTCGGCCGCGAAGCTGGCGGCCGAGGCGTACGGCTCCGCCCGCCTGGTCGCGAACCTGGAGCGGTTCGAGCACCTGGTCCGGCCGCACGCGGCGAGGCCGGGCGAGCCGTGCGCGCGCCCCTGCCCGCTGGCGTCGCTCACCAACCGCGAGCGCGAGGTGGCCCGGCTGGCCGCCACCGGCATCCGCAACCGGGACATCGCCACCGCGCTGGCGCTCAGTCCCAAGACGGTGGAGATCCACCTCTCCCGGATCTACCGGAAGCTCGACGTGCATTCGAAGTCGGAGCTGGTCAGGCGGATCGTGGACCTCGACCAGGCCGTGACCTGA
- a CDS encoding HAD family hydrolase produces the protein MGERLSGGPEAEAAPDTLADLHRSGRLVAEYGRVRRLLRETPDQQLAQAGQLLSRLDVDEVLRRHPAQPVVTVAVTGHGTLSPLVPALTVELARHGLLLRPHLADFDSYLFDLADPDSDLYRAAPDLVLCVLDPRVVLDELPTPWDPDDVERVLNAKLTQIERLADTFESAAKGGTLVVNTMPLPLAVGRQLLAARSRARLGAVWHEGAARLLRMGDTRPSLVVVDLDPLVAEGIAVADPRLSVYAKAHLTSELLAAYAREAGHLARQVTGRARKCLVLDLDGTLWGGILGDDGPEGIEIGEGYRGEAFQAFQRTVKQIGSQGVLLAVVSKNDDEPVRQVLREHPGMVLREDDFVRVVANWQPKHDNISALAEALNLGVDSFVFVDDSPYECGLVRRELPEVEVVQLGPDPALHAPALLRDGWFDVRELTSADRGRTAQYREELDRRDFLGSFASIEDYLRELRIEVRLGVVRPEQVARISQITLRTNQFNMTTARLQEQDVRRLAADPDHLVLGIHAADRFGDNGLVGAILYRREQDTGYVDNFLLSCRVFSRGIENACLAAVLRHARASGVRTVRAEYRPTAKNGKVRAFYPSCGFVETDDDGQRLGFRHDLVDISEPPDHLRLTQDFEGTQP, from the coding sequence ATGGGTGAGCGACTCTCCGGCGGCCCGGAGGCCGAAGCCGCCCCGGACACGCTCGCGGACCTGCACCGGTCCGGGCGGCTGGTCGCCGAGTACGGCCGGGTACGGCGGCTGCTGCGCGAGACCCCGGACCAGCAACTGGCGCAGGCGGGGCAGCTGCTGTCCCGGCTGGACGTCGACGAGGTACTGCGGCGGCACCCCGCGCAGCCGGTGGTGACCGTGGCCGTCACCGGCCACGGCACGCTGTCGCCGCTGGTGCCCGCGCTCACCGTGGAACTGGCCCGGCACGGGCTGCTGCTGCGACCGCACCTCGCGGACTTCGACTCCTACCTGTTCGACCTGGCCGACCCGGACAGCGACCTCTACCGGGCGGCGCCCGACCTGGTGCTCTGCGTGCTCGACCCGCGGGTGGTGCTCGACGAGCTGCCGACGCCGTGGGACCCGGACGACGTCGAGCGGGTACTGAACGCCAAGCTGACGCAGATCGAGCGGCTGGCGGACACGTTCGAGTCGGCGGCCAAGGGCGGCACGCTGGTGGTCAACACCATGCCGCTGCCGCTCGCGGTCGGCCGCCAGCTGCTGGCCGCCCGCTCCCGGGCCCGGCTCGGCGCGGTGTGGCACGAGGGCGCGGCCCGGCTGCTGCGGATGGGCGACACCCGGCCGTCCCTGGTCGTGGTCGACCTCGACCCGCTCGTGGCCGAGGGCATCGCGGTGGCCGACCCCCGGCTGAGCGTCTACGCCAAGGCCCACCTGACGTCGGAACTGCTCGCCGCGTACGCCCGCGAGGCCGGCCACCTGGCCCGGCAGGTGACCGGCAGGGCGCGCAAGTGCCTGGTCCTGGACCTGGACGGGACGCTGTGGGGCGGGATCCTCGGCGACGACGGCCCGGAGGGCATCGAGATCGGGGAGGGCTACCGGGGCGAGGCGTTCCAGGCCTTCCAGCGGACCGTCAAGCAGATCGGTTCGCAGGGTGTGCTGCTGGCGGTGGTCAGCAAGAACGACGACGAGCCGGTCCGCCAGGTGCTGCGGGAACACCCGGGGATGGTGCTGCGCGAGGACGACTTCGTCCGCGTGGTCGCCAACTGGCAGCCCAAGCACGACAACATCAGCGCGCTCGCGGAGGCCCTCAACCTCGGTGTCGACAGCTTCGTCTTCGTCGACGACAGCCCCTACGAGTGCGGTCTGGTGCGCCGCGAACTGCCGGAGGTCGAGGTCGTCCAGCTGGGCCCGGATCCGGCGCTGCACGCCCCCGCGCTGCTGCGGGACGGCTGGTTCGACGTGCGGGAGCTCACCTCGGCCGACCGCGGCCGGACCGCGCAGTACCGCGAGGAGCTCGACCGGCGGGACTTCCTGGGCAGCTTCGCCAGCATCGAGGACTACCTGCGGGAACTGCGGATCGAGGTCCGGCTGGGTGTGGTCCGCCCGGAGCAGGTCGCCCGGATCTCGCAGATCACCCTGCGGACCAACCAGTTCAACATGACCACCGCGCGGTTGCAGGAGCAGGACGTGCGCCGGCTCGCCGCCGACCCGGACCACCTGGTCCTGGGCATCCACGCGGCCGACCGGTTCGGCGACAACGGGCTGGTCGGCGCGATCCTCTACCGGCGCGAGCAGGACACCGGGTACGTGGACAACTTCCTGCTGAGCTGCCGGGTGTTCTCGCGCGGGATCGAGAACGCCTGCCTGGCGGCGGTGCTGCGGCACGCCCGGGCCAGCGGCGTGCGCACGGTCCGCGCCGAGTACCGGCCCACCGCCAAGAACGGGAAGGTCAGGGCGTTCTATCCGAGCTGCGGGTTCGTCGAGACGGACGACGACGGCCAGCGCCTGGGTTTCCGCCACGACCTGGTCGACATCAGCGAACCGCCGGACCATCTGCGGCTCACTCAGGACTTCGAAGGGACACAGCCGTGA
- a CDS encoding alpha/beta hydrolase — MNDLTELKHFALTHARAQRIAHCRELLDGITTDDGDRPGSWAGEWTRRADALSARGRSLEAMRHYTMARFPYVDGPARQQAQDRGLRSFAAWAADRPIERLELRLPGGTVVCWASGLSRDDPRPLVLMCGGIVSPKEQWAPALAAVTRFGMAGVVTEVPGVGENGLRYDADSWRMLPQILDALADRARTDTSYAMALSFSGHLALRAAAEDRRIRGVVTAGAPVHAFFVDRAWQARLPKITQDTLTRLTGVAVDELPDLLAPWALSAELIASLDIPVAYSASLRDEIIPAADVRILRAHARRLELVDHDDVHGAPGHVAETRLWALLSILRMHGVRDPRTVALGAVLRLLRSRPGRGPRSA; from the coding sequence GTGAACGACCTGACGGAGTTGAAGCACTTCGCGCTCACCCACGCCCGCGCCCAGCGCATCGCGCACTGCCGGGAGCTGCTCGACGGGATCACCACCGACGACGGGGACCGGCCGGGCTCCTGGGCCGGTGAGTGGACCCGCAGGGCGGACGCGCTGAGCGCGCGCGGGCGCAGCCTCGAAGCCATGCGGCACTACACCATGGCCCGCTTCCCCTACGTGGACGGCCCGGCGCGGCAGCAGGCGCAGGACCGCGGCCTGCGGTCCTTCGCCGCCTGGGCCGCCGACCGCCCGATCGAGCGGCTGGAGCTGCGGCTGCCGGGCGGCACGGTGGTCTGCTGGGCCAGCGGGCTGTCCCGCGACGATCCGCGCCCGCTGGTGCTGATGTGCGGCGGGATCGTCAGCCCCAAGGAGCAGTGGGCGCCGGCCCTCGCCGCGGTCACCCGGTTCGGGATGGCGGGGGTGGTCACCGAGGTGCCCGGGGTCGGCGAGAACGGCCTGCGCTACGACGCCGACAGCTGGCGGATGCTGCCGCAGATCCTGGACGCCCTCGCGGACCGGGCCCGCACGGACACCTCGTACGCCATGGCGCTCAGCTTCAGCGGGCACCTGGCGCTGCGCGCGGCGGCCGAGGACCGGCGGATCCGCGGGGTGGTCACCGCGGGCGCCCCGGTGCACGCGTTCTTCGTCGACCGCGCCTGGCAGGCCCGGCTGCCGAAGATCACCCAGGACACGCTGACCCGGCTCACCGGCGTCGCCGTCGACGAACTGCCGGACCTGCTCGCGCCCTGGGCCCTCAGCGCCGAGCTGATCGCCTCGCTGGACATTCCCGTCGCGTACAGCGCCAGCCTCCGCGACGAGATCATCCCGGCGGCGGACGTCCGGATACTGCGCGCCCACGCCAGGCGGCTGGAGCTGGTCGACCACGACGACGTGCACGGAGCGCCGGGGCACGTCGCGGAGACCCGGCTGTGGGCGCTGCTGTCCATCCTGCGCATGCACGGGGTGCGCGACCCGCGCACGGTGGCGCTGGGGGCGGTGCTGCGGCTGCTCAGGTCACGGCCTGGTCGAGGTCCACGATCCGCCTGA
- a CDS encoding acyl carrier protein, producing MNGTEEFVAMVRDEIGLPVGSEHLDVGLDQVPGWDSMHLLRLVVVLERETGRPLSLPDVLEASNLGAIYRLAVGV from the coding sequence GTGAACGGCACAGAGGAGTTCGTCGCGATGGTCCGGGACGAGATCGGCCTCCCGGTCGGCAGCGAGCACCTGGACGTCGGGCTCGACCAGGTTCCCGGCTGGGACTCGATGCACCTGCTCCGGCTGGTGGTCGTGCTGGAACGGGAGACCGGCCGTCCGCTGTCGCTGCCCGACGTCCTGGAGGCGTCGAACCTGGGCGCGATCTACCGGTTGGCGGTGGGCGTATGA
- a CDS encoding 2-oxo acid dehydrogenase subunit E2, with the protein MTRVAALPRERRHTLRFLEYARGFSPVFLDTEVDMTAVRAHRAAGRPQGGRYSWATYALYAAGRVLAAHPDANGALRGRVRPRLARYDSVDAKLALDKSLGGHRVVLSGLLPGVHTATLDDIQQRVDHYRDGDPAVMPEFAGTRVLQRLPWPLGALAFAAGTGPLRSRPGRMGTFAVTSLGHSAVDGFHSVGGCTITLGLGRVVDRPVVRAGELAIAPVQRLSLAFDHRVIDGAEAADVLTELRDALEGFAAPPPPRTEPPEAVQPEAVQPEAVQPRTGAAPGGRR; encoded by the coding sequence ATGACCCGGGTCGCGGCGCTGCCGCGCGAGCGGCGGCACACCCTGCGGTTCCTGGAGTACGCCCGGGGCTTCTCACCGGTCTTCCTGGACACCGAGGTGGACATGACGGCGGTGCGGGCGCACCGGGCGGCCGGTCGGCCGCAGGGCGGGCGCTACTCCTGGGCGACGTACGCGCTGTACGCCGCGGGCCGGGTGCTGGCCGCCCACCCCGACGCCAACGGCGCGCTGCGCGGCCGGGTGCGGCCCCGTCTGGCGCGGTACGACTCGGTGGACGCCAAGCTCGCCCTGGACAAGAGCCTGGGCGGCCACCGGGTGGTGCTCTCGGGGCTCCTGCCGGGCGTGCACACCGCCACGCTGGACGACATCCAGCAGCGGGTCGACCACTACCGCGACGGGGACCCGGCGGTGATGCCGGAGTTCGCCGGGACCAGGGTCCTGCAACGGCTGCCGTGGCCGCTCGGCGCGCTGGCCTTCGCGGCCGGGACCGGACCGCTGCGGTCCCGGCCGGGCCGGATGGGCACGTTCGCGGTGACCTCGCTCGGGCACAGCGCGGTGGACGGCTTCCACTCCGTCGGCGGGTGCACGATCACCCTCGGACTGGGACGGGTGGTCGACCGGCCGGTGGTGCGCGCCGGGGAGTTGGCGATCGCGCCGGTGCAGCGGCTGAGCCTGGCGTTCGACCACCGGGTGATCGACGGGGCCGAGGCCGCCGACGTGCTCACCGAACTGCGGGACGCGCTCGAAGGGTTCGCCGCCCCGCCGCCGCCCCGCACCGAGCCGCCCGAAGCCGTACAGCCCGAAGCCGTGCAGCCCGAAGCCGTACAGCCCCGGACCGGGGCCGCACCGGGCGGTCGCCGGTGA
- a CDS encoding nuclear transport factor 2 family protein, producing the protein MTEATDQTTSRLELVERLRTAMETKDKHAFVDQFADDGVYELPFALDGAPSRWEGIDTIRALLTADSPMSKLLDIQRVSVQAQPGVTPDVVTVEFTVEGKNASTGEAFSFLSSIGVIRVRDGKIVYYRDYPSSLRGAQVAGMLKPYAESLAARS; encoded by the coding sequence GTGACTGAAGCGACCGACCAGACGACCAGCCGCCTCGAACTGGTCGAGCGGCTTCGTACCGCCATGGAGACGAAGGACAAGCACGCCTTCGTCGACCAGTTCGCCGACGACGGCGTGTACGAGCTCCCCTTCGCCCTCGACGGTGCGCCGTCGCGCTGGGAGGGCATCGACACGATTCGTGCGCTGCTGACCGCCGACAGCCCGATGTCGAAGCTCCTGGACATCCAGCGGGTCAGCGTCCAGGCGCAGCCCGGGGTGACCCCGGATGTGGTGACCGTCGAGTTCACCGTGGAGGGCAAGAACGCCTCCACCGGCGAGGCATTCTCGTTCCTCTCCTCGATCGGCGTGATCCGGGTGCGCGACGGCAAGATCGTGTACTACCGGGACTACCCCAGCAGCCTTCGCGGGGCCCAGGTCGCCGGGATGCTCAAGCCGTACGCGGAGTCGCTCGCAGCCCGGAGCTGA
- a CDS encoding 3-oxoacyl-ACP synthase III family protein yields the protein MAAPQIHIGSVATALPGPPIGNAELGAFFNASGMFEEWVDTFIGTRTRHLSVDLETGEARFTLADLAEEAGRAALKNAGVAPEDVDLVVMGTSMPDQLLPTTVNVVADRLGIEGVPSFQLQSGCTGAMQALDIAHQLMVAGRHRTVLVIGGDVCAKHVDVNLDFTKLAPDEMVNTVLFGDGAGAAVLTAEPVAGAPVLHRVLVRFVGRGRPPGQIVEWFGMGDRHENRSALHEDFKAIEEHVPVLGAEALEELLDGQGWQPDDVDYLMPPQLSVRMTDRIVRHLALPRAQEVSCVGDTGNTANALPFFQLELLLPRLVPGDRAVAVAIESSKWIKSGFVLEKVREHG from the coding sequence ATGGCCGCCCCTCAGATCCACATCGGATCCGTCGCCACCGCACTTCCCGGGCCGCCGATCGGAAACGCCGAACTGGGCGCTTTCTTCAACGCCTCCGGTATGTTCGAGGAATGGGTGGACACGTTCATCGGCACCCGCACCCGGCACCTCTCCGTGGACCTGGAGACCGGGGAGGCCCGCTTCACGCTGGCCGACCTGGCGGAGGAGGCCGGGCGGGCGGCGCTGAAGAACGCCGGGGTCGCCCCGGAGGACGTGGACCTGGTCGTCATGGGGACGTCCATGCCCGACCAGCTGCTGCCGACCACGGTCAACGTGGTCGCCGACCGGCTGGGCATCGAGGGCGTCCCCAGCTTCCAGCTCCAGTCCGGTTGCACCGGCGCGATGCAGGCCCTGGACATCGCCCACCAGTTGATGGTGGCCGGGCGTCACCGCACGGTGCTGGTCATCGGTGGCGACGTGTGCGCGAAGCACGTGGACGTCAACCTCGACTTCACCAAGCTGGCTCCCGACGAGATGGTGAACACCGTGCTCTTCGGCGACGGCGCCGGGGCGGCGGTGCTCACCGCCGAACCGGTGGCCGGGGCGCCGGTGCTGCACCGGGTGCTGGTCCGCTTCGTCGGACGCGGCCGGCCCCCGGGGCAGATCGTCGAGTGGTTCGGCATGGGCGACCGGCACGAGAACCGGAGCGCGCTGCACGAGGACTTCAAGGCGATCGAGGAGCACGTGCCGGTGCTCGGCGCCGAGGCGCTGGAGGAACTGCTCGACGGGCAGGGCTGGCAGCCGGACGACGTCGACTACCTGATGCCGCCCCAGCTGTCGGTCCGGATGACGGACCGGATCGTGCGTCACCTCGCACTGCCGCGGGCACAGGAGGTGAGCTGCGTCGGCGACACCGGCAACACCGCCAACGCGCTGCCGTTCTTCCAACTGGAGTTGCTGCTCCCGAGGCTGGTCCCGGGGGACCGCGCGGTGGCGGTCGCGATCGAGTCCAGCAAGTGGATCAAGTCGGGTTTCGTCCTGGAGAAGGTCCGAGAGCATGGGTGA
- a CDS encoding BTAD domain-containing putative transcriptional regulator: MISARKKEILLAALLIRAGQVVSRDQLIDELWGDQPPRRAAAALHVYVSQLRDFLRRSDGTRHPIVTRAPGYLLELGEDELDCHAFQRLLNEGRVHARAQRHEEAVVSFEQALAQWRGPALDGLKEGLIVSGFVTWQEELRLECLEMTVASSLAFGRDHELIGFLYSLIVEHPLHEAFYQGLMTALYRAGRRADAMQVYRRACEVLRRELGLEPCRPLRDLHQTILVAEDDFGSHALSMR; this comes from the coding sequence GTGATCAGTGCACGGAAGAAGGAAATCCTACTGGCGGCGCTGCTCATACGCGCCGGCCAGGTCGTCTCCAGGGATCAACTGATCGATGAACTGTGGGGCGACCAGCCCCCGCGCCGCGCGGCCGCGGCGCTGCACGTCTACGTCTCGCAACTGCGGGACTTCCTCCGCCGCAGTGACGGCACCAGGCACCCGATCGTCACCCGGGCCCCCGGCTACCTGCTGGAGCTGGGCGAGGACGAGCTGGACTGCCACGCGTTCCAACGGCTGCTGAACGAGGGCCGGGTGCACGCCCGGGCGCAGCGGCACGAGGAGGCGGTCGTCTCCTTCGAGCAGGCACTGGCCCAGTGGCGCGGTCCGGCACTCGACGGCCTCAAGGAGGGCCTGATCGTCAGCGGGTTCGTCACCTGGCAGGAGGAACTGCGGCTGGAATGCCTGGAGATGACCGTCGCCTCCAGCCTCGCCTTCGGCCGGGACCACGAACTCATCGGCTTCCTCTACTCGTTGATCGTGGAGCATCCGCTGCACGAAGCCTTCTACCAGGGCCTGATGACGGCGCTCTACCGGGCCGGGCGCCGCGCCGACGCGATGCAGGTGTACCGGCGGGCCTGCGAGGTGCTGCGTCGCGAACTCGGGCTCGAACCGTGCCGTCCGCTTCGGGATCTGCACCAGACGATCCTGGTCGCCGAGGACGACTTCGGCAGCCACGCGCTGAGCATGCGCTGA